In the Rhododendron vialii isolate Sample 1 chromosome 2a, ASM3025357v1 genome, ACTTAAGAAATTGAGTGGATATATCTCACGTAGTACCTGTTCATCACATCCGAGCCATAAAAAATGTACGGTTTGAATTGaaatattctctctcctctcacctccaacactttctctctcatcttttttttttccaaattcaaataaaaaatgtacgGTTTGAattgaaacattctctctcctctcacctcaacactttctctctctcatctttctttttccaaattcaaaacgACCAAAAACGTAATAAACAATTCGGATGTGCCGAAAAAAACTACGTGGTACCCTCCCGactgcaaaaaaatttcaacagaTGCCTCTCCCAAATTGAAGAGGAAGCGGCGCCCCGAAAGTACAACGTTTACGGAGAATGGAAAATTACCATGCTCCCGGACTACCAAATAGTCACCCCTCTGCAgctttgcttctctctctctctctcttctcaatgGGTTAGGGTTtgcatcttctctctctctctctctctctctctctctctcaatgggtTAGGGTATGTATCTTCTTCGCCATTACCACGTATTCCACTGTAAGTCGACGGACTCGAAACCCATTTGCTCTACTCATTTCGTTTCTTGAGCCCCCCTGAATACTCTGATTCTTGTGTTAGAATCGTACCATTTCTCCAAAAATATAGGATACATTTCTTTAATCGTTTTCACCGGGACATGTGTTATTAATGTTAAAATTCCCTTGTCTTTTTCTGCTATACCACACGTTTTCGATGTCTTTAATGTGTTGCATTTGTTTGTTATCTGTTGAAGGGATAGACCATTTGCGTTTTTTAAGGCTACAAAGGGCGGCATgtgcttctttttttgtttttcgttgtTTTTCCCTAATACGCCCTGCTTTTGTAGGTCAATTCCTTCATTTCtattgattttttgttgtttttcttgcGTATATTTAGTTAATCTAATGAAGGAATACACCTTCAATGCTTCCATAAACCGATTGATTTTCTACAGCCagacattatttttaagtcttGTAAAACATTTCCCATTCGGAATCCCCAACCCATCCTTACTTCGAATCTAAGCTACCTATAGGTGAACTGGGAACAAATTAGCCCCGTTCCActaagggaaataagtatttatttcttgaattaaaagtgatgtattgtgagagaatgacatgtttcATAAAATGGTAAAtaagtactaaaaaaataagaatcttagcggaacaAGACTTCTAGTGCAAGTCTTTAGAAAAATGGCTTCAGCACGGAAGCAGTTCTGGAATGTGCACACATGAATATTTTCGTTGATATTTAGTAATAACTCAGCTTTTGTGGTTCATCAAGCATGGGAGAACCCCAAACTAGTCGTAGAGTGATCACATTTAAGTCTTACATTTTGAGTACCATCATATGCGTCCCTAATATTTACATCGGTCCACTTATCAAAGTTCCACCGAAATATGTGGTCTTTAGAATTAGTGTTGGTAATTTCCTTGACAATGGGTTTAATTGGTGTCCTATGAACTTTCTTTGTGATGGTGTGTATCGAACCACATGTTGATGGTGGATGAGTTGTGTCTCCTTTCTGTTGTCGACATGGGTATGCTATTTAGACTTGAGAGGGTGAtctctttttgttctttttcactACTGGGGTATTGGAGAATTTGTGAAGCCTGAAATGTAATTTTGTGGAACGGAATCTTAAATTTGTGACTTTCTAGTGAAGTCCTGTAAATCCCCTAATCCACTGTTTGAGAGCTAGTTCAACACCCTTGAGTGGCGGATTAGGTTGCTTAGCTTCTAATTGTACCAATTTTTAAGAAGAATTCATTTAAACTGCAAATCAGACAATGTGAATGACCTGCTTAAATTAGAATTGAATTGAGATCCCTCCAGATTGCTTGTTGTATAAAATTCCTTCAACATGGCGAGTATCTGATGACTGCTAGTAACCTTTGTCTTGCTCTGTCGATTACTTTGGATTCTGATGTCTTGTTTTCTACTTAGTGAACAGAGGCATCAAGTTTGTCGGAAGCTGAAGGTGGCATACGAGCAACTTGACTTTTGTTTACAGGTACACATGCATTGGTAATTTGTCCTCCAAAAAATACCTTATCTGTTGGTTAGGATAACttgaaatgaattttatttgtaaTTCAGACTCTGTCAAACTTCAGTTATTTAGTGATCAAAACAACTATCTGTGAGGTCAAAATTATGCTCGTGTGTCTGCCATGGTGTGCAGATCATATAATTGAGAAGAGGAATTCTGTACCAATTAAAGGGtgttgaaacttgaatttttacctATTGGAGTGTGTAGGTTGCAATGGTTTGTAAAGAAAGTGTCCCTGCAATCTCTCCTTAATAGTTGTGTCTATCAACCATTTCCCCTACATCAGATGTTTTCTGCTAAGGAAGAACATGTTTTTTTACCTTTCACTGTTCTGCTGTGACCGGCAAGCCATTTGAAGTCATTGAAAATATGTCTTAAAAATCAGCATGTACTCTAGTGGGGTACTGTACTAGAATCTCAGCCATATTCTGATGTGCATTGGACTGATTACGGTGCACATCGTGAATGATTTGCTCACATAACACCACGATGGCTTCTTGTCCTGAAAATTTGATACTTGAGGATAAGATTGATCTGACGAGATGCTCGTGCACTGATTTTGttcttatatttttgtatatgtTTCATGTTTAAAGATTCCATATGTAGATATTTAAGCCATATACATAGTTTTGTGTTCATTCCATGCGCTGTAATACTTAAGAAATATGTAACTGCAATGTGGTGTTTGAGTTTTCATTAACTAAGGGAATTTGCTTGGACTACCACTGTGTCTTTTGGTTCCAATTGTTTTCTTAGAGCTGCAGCTTTTCATCGTATTTCTCTTCTGTTGATTTATCCTTTTTATCTGGAGCCGGTTTCAATACCAACCATCTTTATTTGAAACATGTCATTACAATGAATTTGCATGTCATGACCTGATGCTAAATCACTGCCATTGGGGCATGCTTCAGCTTTTGCCAAGCAGCAGCTGAAGTTGGTGCTTCTGTTGTTCACAATTTTGTTGGTTGCATTAAGGTAATGCCCTTCTTTACAGTGTACAGGACAATGTGTGGATAGTATTCACTCTAGTGAGATTGACAGGTTGCGTCAATCTTTTTCAGGGTTGGGCAcgaaaccgttttggtgatagAAGCTGCTCTTACAAAAGGAGAAGATCCTGGTTGTCTTTGGTTAGTTCTACACCTTTCTGCTGTTTTGAATTCATGGCTCCAGTATCATTGGTTAAGGTTATTGCTTGCATGAAGGGTGGCTGTGCATTTACTGCTGCTGTTGTTACATCTTTCACTGGTCCTTCACAATGTAATTTTTCGCACAACGTCATTAAAGTTGCACAATATATAACCTTCTTTCATTTGAGTTTTGTGTGTACGCTTTGCTCGCAAATGTTGGCGATTTATTTGGAGGCTATACTACGGAATTCCCCTATCCCAACCATCCACACACAGAGACAAATGAGGTGAATTATGTTTTATTTCTTCTTGAACAATCCAAACTATTATACCGAGCCGGTTGAAAATGAAACCAAAAGGATGGGTAGTGTCGGTCTGCCCATGTGAAAATGGAAAACTGAAAAGTTCGGTTCCAGTATGTTCCTAAAACCCCCCGACTTAACCTGACTATCATTTCTATCCATACTGTTTGATGATGAGTTCAAAAACCAGTGCTCTATGTAATTTGTCTTTATAGGTTAGTTATGTTTGTCTGTTCTTGGGTATATGGTCTTCGCTCTTAGAAAGAGAAGTTTTAGTTAGTAATCAATTGTGCTTTGAGCAGGTCATGGAAGTTACTTTTGAAGAAGAATTTCCCGACTTTGATGTCCGTCTCTCTCCACAACTTAGGAAACACTTTTACGAGAAATTAAAACATCTGGTGGTTGTTATTGACACAATGCTCGAAGATGGGACAAAAAATGGGATATGGGATGGCAAGTATACCTTagaagaagaggatgaggaGAAATTTATACGTGGTGGAGGGGTCATAATGAATAGTAGGGGTTTTATTCTTACGTGTGCTCAGTTGATACCTCCTAATTTCAGCAAGATTCAGTTTCGTCGGGTGAATGATGAGTCGTTTTCAGAATGTGTGTTGGTAGCAAGAAAAGAGGATTTAGATTTGGCAATCGTCAGGCCTGTAAAGGATGAAGGGGCTGTATCTGATTTCGGAAAGTTTGGTTTTCAAGAGTTCATCGACGTAGGGATGGAAGTATTTTCAATAGCTCACCCAGGAGACTTATGTTATTCATTGGTCATTGGACAGGTCGCCTTTCCATGCCTCTATGATGGTACAGCTCCTAGTGACTATCCTCGGGATCAGACTCCTAGTTCGAGGTTAGTTGGATTTGTGGTTGATGACCAACGTGATGATGAACTCAAACACCTTGCCAAGGATTTGCAGctcattcaaatcaacaacTTTCATGGTACCCATAACTTGGCGAGAAGGACATCATTTGGTGCACCCGTCTTTGATTCCCGTGGTAGGGTTATAGGACTCAGTACCTTTGTTTTAGAGGAGATGGATTTCGCAATTCATATGTCTGTTCTGGAgaaattttggaaagaaaatgtTTCAGAGCCTCAAGAAAATGGTTCAGATCCTCAAGAAAGTGTTTCAGAGCATCTTTCAAAGCCTCAGGAAAATGTTTCAGAGCCTCAGcctccaaaaagaaagaaaaggaaaaggaaaaggaaaagaaggaagggaGAAAAGCAAAGAGGAAACTTGTAGGTATTATTTCACAGTTAGGTTAGGTACTAGTGATGACAGTTTTTGATACATGCGGTCAGTAATGAGATTGTAATTTCACGCATGCGATCAACCAACTCTAACCTTTCACTTTCGCTTATTTACTCCTAGAACACAAGTTTGCAGTTGTGAAAAAGTGCAAGTTGTAAAAAGACCATGACAAGCATGGATCACTTGTGGCGCCCTATCTGCCATGGCCTCTGGATTGGTGTGGCCACTGGCCATAACCCTTTTTCTTCCCTCACTTAaagttccatttttttttttttggttaattcaTGTTTTATGTTGAGATTTGATGACCTAAATGAAATACGTAGGACTGGATTGGTTCAAATTTTTAATGGAAGCGTCCATGTTTGAAATCACATAAACGAAGCAGATGACATTATTATCTAACTCCatattattaaataaataaataatgtaTTCTTCTGTTCTTATTTACTATTTATTTGTCCCCTTTTGATAGTCATGTCATTTAATTAGGTCAACAATCAatgcatcttttcttttcttttttgagaaaattaatgcataaaagttCTTCATATGTGCTCCTTTGAATCTCTTATaacccttcttttcttctaGTTTTCCAATCAAACTCATGCAAATTTTCCCAATTCAATTTTTAGCTTTGTGTTTTTGCCAGAAATGCCCCCTTTTctgttctcttttctttcatgGGACTCTcccgtttctctctcttttttctataCTCCATGTTCAGGTCTCATTACCTTGAGAGATGTTTAATAAAGATTTATAAGTGCACAAtgacaatattttttaaattcataaGTAGTCGATTTAACTCAAACACTAAGACGTATGGTTCAAGTGTATTCCTTTGTTTTACTAACCCTACCTaaaacaaatacgaaaaaatcatttcagttgatttttctttttgttctctctGCTCCCTGTTCCAAATTCAATGTCCAAACATAGCACTTCGTATCATGATAGGTGGGGTGTTTGGAAGcctactttttaactttttgactttttcattttcaattttttggctttttggctttttaaatTATGGTcggaatgtattttgaatttgataaagtgtttggatgatatgtacaGAATACTTTTTGCAACAGGAATAGTGTTTGGGAGATGTGTGATGAAAATATAGGAGtattatgagttgattttttattatattgcCCTATGGACAGAGGGATTATTTTCATTGCATCTTGCTCtcatcctcctcttctctcttctgctttccttttttcttccacCATTTATGTCTCACcttcactcactctctctctctctctctctctcaacataaATTTACAGAGAAAAACATTGGATTTCAAACCCTGAAATTAGTGAATACCAGAGCAAAAACACTGAAATTATTGAATACTCACACTGgatttcaaactcaattttcaATTACTTGCTGCCTAACCAATACACAGTAAATTTTTCCCAGAAAATCGTGAGAGAGAGCACGAAAGGGGTTTtagtaggggtggcaaacgggcgggtttgggtcaaattgggtaagttgttagtgggttgggtctttaatgggtcattgacccatttagacccattaactatgagtctaattacccatacccaacccgacccatttattttgaagcaaacccgacccgcccattaacccaattacatatatactaaaaattatgatcgaaaaattagaaaagtaaaaaaaaattatgatcgaaactcataaatttttttaaaaagacgagaataagtaattttttttgtcttattgatttttttttttgtctttattcaaaaaattataagtttcgatcaaatttttttactttttcgattcctctcatcaaaacaaattaataagtcacaaaaatgtgacacagaacaaaaaaaatgcaaaaaaaatttgaataagaacaaaaaaataagtcaattttttaatccaaaccctttgcaggactaccatgagagaaatttattcacggcggagcacaatttcacgggtccattcgcgcaattaatggatgagatgtgttttcaattttgactggtcaaaataattgttaccggtcacaattgatttttaattcggaccatttaaaatatttttatacgcgtgtgatttagcacaaaacaattaaataaaagagagagagaaagagagagagagagagagagagagagagatagggggggtggggagagagagagagagaggggtggggggacagagagagagagagagagagcggggggaggacagagagagagaggggggtggaGGGGAAGGGggcaggggagagagaggggggcgtACTCCTCCACTtttcaattgcaaaagagaccaattaagagatggaatttggtgggttactttcattgcccattgagtcatttaagttgacccaattaatgcccaattataacccaactaataatgggttagctgggtttgaacccattcttacccaactaataaatgggttgggttgggtctattttctagttgatgggtctggatttgttaatgggtctgggttcaatttgccacccctaggtTTTAGGAAGCAAAACAACTCATACCcatccgtctctctctctctctctccatgcgAATACAAGATATTATGGAGATCCAAATGAAGGTTTTGCGGAATTATCTCAAAATTGAGAGGGTAGGGATGTCTTTTGGTATGGATGGAAACCGAAAATGAGAAAACGAGAATGGGAAAAGTTCCTCAGGAGCTCTTTAATTCCTCACTTCCATTCTCCTttcttttaaaatctgaaaatcCATTCTCGAAAAACTCATTCTCCTGTTCTCAACCAAAcagccaaaataaaaaaaaaaggtgaaacaaAACATGCAAAAATGAAGCTGCCGAACACCCCCATGACGGCCTTTACTACGTTATCTCAAGTCCCTCGAACCAATTCTCGATCTAACATTTACACGGTTATGTTTGGAAAATGGAGCAGCTTCTCTCCGGTCCAAAATTCCAGACTTGGGTCCAAAATTCAAGACTGTAGGTGTTTACACCGTAAAACTACCGTCGAGCAAAACGCAGAACGGAGGACACTTGGCAAATATCTAGTCCGTCGACGGTAATCAACACGGTTAAGGACGCTTGGCAAAGGAACAAGAAGCCCGCACAAGAAcagtttggataaaaatacaAAAGGCAGTTGAATCACAGATGTCGAAGAAGACGACATCTGAATCAAATAACTGCCTATTTCAAACGCAACAATTCAAGACAAGAAACTGCCCAAATTTGAATCAAGGGGGGAAGTTGTCCGAATTTCAATTCACAAGGAAGAGTAGTCATCtctcctataaatacaagacTCTGAAGTTAGAACAACCCCCGAAGGTTTCtacttttattttcattttcttgtctcTTTAAATTTCTGTTCTACGGTAGTCACTATCGACTGTAACCTTTGGTCTTTCAACTGTAATCTTTTGAAGATTAATAAAAGATCTCGTTTGTTATTCTTCTTTCTCTCAAAATTTGCTATCAAAGAAGTCCAGAAAACGGCAAGTAACCAAATTCTACTTTTATACATCCACAGTCCAGCACTCATTCCACAAACTCTGTCAATCTCGACCGAGTAGAATTTTTAGATAAACTACCGAAATTCCTATTGCACACTCATTACGGGTCCCACCTCAATAGCACGAACTGTCCAACTTGTAGATACACCCGAACTGTACATATATTGTGTGGGTTTGCTCTTGCTCTTGGTCATGTACATGTAAATATCTAGTCTGTCGAGCGAAACGCAGAACGGAGGACACTTGGCAAATATCTAGTCTGTCGAGAGTAGTCAACACGGTTAAGGACGAGTGGCAAAGGAACAAGAAGCGCACAGAAGAACAGTTTGGATAAATACAAAGGCAGTTGAATCAAAAATGTCGAAGAAGACAACATCTGAATCAAATAACTACCTATTTCAAACGCAACGATTCAAGACAAGAAACTGCCCAAATTTGAATTAATTAAGGAGGGAAGTTGTCTGAATTTCAATTCAGAAGGAAGAGTAGTCATCTCTCCTATAAATACGAGACTTTGAAGTTAGAACAACCCCCGAAGGTTACtacttttattttcattttcttgtctcTTTAAATTTCTGTTCTACTGTAGTCACTATCGACTGAAAGCTTTGGTTACTTTCGACTGTAATCTTttgaagattaataaaaaatctcgtttgttgttcttctttctcTCAAAGTTTGTATTCAAAGAAGCTCTGAaaacggcaaggaaccaaattcTACTTTCATACATCCACAGTCCAGCACTTACTCCACAAACTCTGTCGATCTCAACCGAGTAGAATTTTTAGATAAACTACCGAAATTTCTCAATAACATGAACTGTGCAACTTGTAGATACACCCGAACTGTACATATATTGTGTGGGTTTGCTCTTGCTCTTGGTCATGTACATGTAGATATATTCCTTTGGCCTGATTCATGAGAGAGTAACTCCCATCCAAACATCTTTCACATGTACAACACCTGTTTGAGAAATGACCCTTCTGTATGAGATTTCTGAATCCCTCACTAGTCGAGGTTATACGTAATTCGTGTTGTTTTGTCTCATGGGATGAATTGAGCCATCATTCATATTGTAATTACAACCTTGCCCGATGAATGCATAAGAAGGgtgcagaggagagagaaaacagtTGTTGTATGCCGGGCTAGATTGACACAAATTACATACCCAAGGGTTGTCCCAGTAGTTCAGGCGGATCCAATAATGCACAAGACAACAGGAAAAAAGATTTTCGTTGATATTTTCTTTCCATCTCCATTCATCGAATGGGCAAGAGTCCATAGTTTTAAAttgcggtatcggtcgccgtcgtGGTATCGGTCGCaatatatcggtatcgggacatatcggtgatacgttGCGGAAATCGGGTGTCGcagtcgtgaatttttaaaaattatcagcaacatgtataaaacttgaaaaatatacttttgcgaCTTTTGCCCCCAAaattggcttaaattatcacattttaattaatttaagacataTAATAtcccattctcttcatgtgaaatatcctATAATTTATCAAAcccgc is a window encoding:
- the LOC131314231 gene encoding uncharacterized protein LOC131314231 isoform X3; protein product: MEVTFEEEFPDFDVRLSPQLRKHFYEKLKHLVVVIDTMLEDGTKNGIWDGKYTLEEEDEEKFIRGGGVIMNSRGFILTCAQLIPPNFSKIQFRRVNDESFSECVLVARKEDLDLAIVRPVKDEGAVSDFGKFGFQEFIDVGMEVFSIAHPGDLCYSLVIGQVAFPCLYDGTAPSDYPRDQTPSSRLVGFVVDDQRDDELKHLAKDLQLIQINNFHGTHNLARRTSFGAPVFDSRGRVIGLSTFVLEEMDFAIHMSVLEKFWKENVSEPQENGSDPQESVSEHLSKPQENVSEPQPPKRKKRKRKRKRRKGEKQRGNL
- the LOC131314231 gene encoding uncharacterized protein LOC131314231 isoform X2, which gives rise to MCIGLITGWARNRFGDRSCSYKRRRSWLSLVMEVTFEEEFPDFDVRLSPQLRKHFYEKLKHLVVVIDTMLEDGTKNGIWDGKYTLEEEDEEKFIRGGGVIMNSRGFILTCAQLIPPNFSKIQFRRVNDESFSECVLVARKEDLDLAIVRPVKDEGAVSDFGKFGFQEFIDVGMEVFSIAHPGDLCYSLVIGQVAFPCLYDGTAPSDYPRDQTPSSRLVGFVVDDQRDDELKHLAKDLQLIQINNFHGTHNLARRTSFGAPVFDSRGRVIGLSTFVLEEMDFAIHMSVLEKFWKENVSEPQENGSDPQESVSEHLSKPQENVSEPQPPKRKKRKRKRKRRKGEKQRGNL
- the LOC131314231 gene encoding uncharacterized protein LOC131314231 isoform X1, which codes for MSCFLLSEQRHQVCRKLKVAYEQLDFCLQGWARNRFGDRSCSYKRRRSWLSLVMEVTFEEEFPDFDVRLSPQLRKHFYEKLKHLVVVIDTMLEDGTKNGIWDGKYTLEEEDEEKFIRGGGVIMNSRGFILTCAQLIPPNFSKIQFRRVNDESFSECVLVARKEDLDLAIVRPVKDEGAVSDFGKFGFQEFIDVGMEVFSIAHPGDLCYSLVIGQVAFPCLYDGTAPSDYPRDQTPSSRLVGFVVDDQRDDELKHLAKDLQLIQINNFHGTHNLARRTSFGAPVFDSRGRVIGLSTFVLEEMDFAIHMSVLEKFWKENVSEPQENGSDPQESVSEHLSKPQENVSEPQPPKRKKRKRKRKRRKGEKQRGNL